Proteins encoded in a region of the Misgurnus anguillicaudatus chromosome 9, ASM2758022v2, whole genome shotgun sequence genome:
- the LOC141366179 gene encoding G2/M phase-specific E3 ubiquitin-protein ligase-like, whose product MHESTLIEEEQAAMPGPSGTCATATDDWLTISDPTQAISQCAYSFRHIYETETPLFLSMDIRRSPAEQDMALISFYKRTNVEWGRPLNCRLEGDTAIGQGVTRFFFSTCMEKLKSGFCINFANSNITRLFEGEPGHLVPSASHFLVESDLFMVAGRMVGHSFLHGGPCLSGLSPAVIHVLLGGSPETATVTIEDCPDLDIRETIELIEGGSILSDKDKQRVQDLALAWDLPCLTEKNRRWLFEKLLIHAVIGRVTRQIKQLRRGLKETPMWTLVTQRPDTVALLFPKEGAGNVSPEVLLQRLVWPRENGDDDDDDDCSVDTKCRISGYLRQFIADATPTELTNLVKFWTGWEILPQSLSVEVVEGKYPIASTCFETLRLPGHYKDYASFKSDILACICTCHTGFGLV is encoded by the exons ATGCATGAAAGCACTTTAATTGAGGAGGAGCAAGCAGCAATGCCTGGACCATCCGGAACTTGTGCAACTGCTACAGATG actGGCTAACTATCAGTGACCCCACCCAGGCCATATCTCAGTGTGCGTACAGTTTTCGCCATATTTATGAAACTGAGACCCCCTTATTTCTTAGCATGGACATCCGAAGAAGCCCTGCTGAACAGGACATGGCCCTAATCTCCTTCTACAAGCGAACTAATGTGGAATGGGGACGGCCTCTGAATTGCAGACTTGAAG GAGATACTGCTATTGGACAGGGTGTAACTCGCTTCTTTTTCTCAACATGCATGGAAAAACTGAAGTCAGGGTTTTGCATCAATTTTG CAAACTCAAATATTACACGGCTTTTTGAAGGAGAGCCTGGCCATTTAGTCCCCTCAGCCTCTCACTTTCTTGTTGAAAGTGACCTGTTCATGGTGGCGGGGAGAATGGTAGGCCACTCCTTTCTACATGGAGGACCATGCCTGTCGGGACTCAGCCCTGCAGTTATTCATGTCTTGCTTGGTGGGAGTCCTGAAACTGCAACTGTTACAATAGAGGACTGTCCAGACCTGGACATCAGAGAAACAATCGAGCTT ATTGAAGGGGGATCCATACTGTCAGATAAGGATAAACAGCGTGTCCAGGATTTGGCCCTTGCCTGGGACCTCCCTTGCCTAACTGAGAAAAACAGGAGATGGCTTTTTGAGAAGCTTTTGATCCATGCT GTAATAGGACGTGTCACAAGGCAAATTAAGCAGCTGAGACGAGGTCTTAAAGAAACCCCAATGTGGACACTGGTGACCCAAAGACCTGACACAGTGGCCTTGCTTTTTCCGAAAGAGGGAGCAGGAAATGTCAGCCCTGAG GTACTTCTTCAGCGACTCGTATGGCCTCGTGAGAATGGTGACGACGATGATGACGATGATTGTTCAGTTGACACCAAATGCCGCATTTCAGGCTATCTTCGACAGTTCATTGCTGATG CAACACCAACTGAACTGACCAACCTGGTCAAATTCTGGACTGGATGGGAAATTCTACCACAGAGTCTGTCTGTAGAAGTGGTCGAGGGCAAATACCCCATAGCCTCCACTTGCTTTGAGACCTTGCGCCTCCCAGGGCATTACAAGGATTATGCATCTTTTAAATCTGACATCCTGGCTTGTATTTGCACTTGCCATACAGGATTTGGTCTTGTGTGA
- the LOC129420936 gene encoding uncharacterized protein, whose protein sequence is MAQNTTTNDGASELLLNNLLERLRSRLEHILGRMPLDLDFLEFTCTQELVFLNAVSSQVTVCPAILDSLRQLHSLINLETEKREQHIAVVQFEQGPAGRQRMVISQEYLCKLLELNLSVPCIAKLLGMSRRTVYRRMAESDLSVKALYSTMTDDELDQCVRDIKSRQPNSGYRMMKALLQARGLRVQYNRVRASMHRVDTTGVISRMIHVGCIARRTYSVPGPQSLMHIDTNHKLIRYNIVVFGGIDGFSRKIMYLGAASNNLASTTLAFFLESVEKFGFPLRVRADQGVENVDVARFMFTVRGTGKSSFISGKSVHNQRIERLWRDLWTAVTCIYYDVLHYLEEEGFLSIANETHLFCCHFVFLPRLQDDLDTFRNGWDNHPLRTEGHMTPNQLWELGRTHYPIPGQDNTEGMDILSIEWENSGLPFDDQSGIIVPDMACPLSDGQMTALRDAVNPRAASQSFGCDAYIGAVQFCEQFFGL, encoded by the exons ATGGCTCAGAACACGACGACAAATGATGGCGCTTCG GAACTCCTGCTTAATAATCTTTTAGAAAGACTTCGCTCTCGATTGGAGCATATTCTGGGACGCATGCCTCTGGATCTGGACTTCTTGGAGTTCACTTGTACACAAGaacttgtgtttttaaatgctgtATCCAGTCAAGTAACTGTTTGTCCAGCTATTTTAGATTCACTGAGACAGCTACACAGTCTTATCAATTTGGAAACAGAGAAAAGGGAGCAACACATTGCAGTTGTGCAGTTTGAGCAAGGACCAGCTGGGCGACAGCGAATGGTCATATCCCAAGAGTACCTTTGCAAACTTCTGGAACTTAATCTGTCTGTTCCATGTATAGCTAAACTTTTGGGGATGTCCAGGCGCACAGTATACAGACGCATGGCTGAGTCTGATCTCTCAGTTAAGGCATTATACAGCACTATGACAGATGACGAGTTAGATCAGTGTGTGAGAGATATTAAGTCAAGGCAACCTAACTCTGGCTATCGAATGATGAAGGCCCTTTTGCAAGCCAGAGGACTGAGGGTGCAGTATAACCGTGTCAGGGCCTCCATGCACCGTGTTGACACCACTGGTGTCATAAGCCGCATGATCCACGTAGGATGTATTGCTCGACGGACCTACTCTGTTCCAGGACCCCAGTCCTTGATGCATATAGATACAAACCATAAATTGATTCG ctaCAACATTGTTGTCTTTGGTGGTATTGACGGTTTTTCCCGTAAG ATAATGTATCTTGGTGCAGCCTCCAACAACCTTGCATCAACCACCCTGGCTTTCTTCCTAGAATCTGTTGAGAAGTTTGGTTTTCCTCTCAG GGTTCGTGCTGATCAGGGAGTGGAAAATGTTGACGTTGCACGCTTCATGTTTACAGTCCGTGGCACTGGAAAGAGCAGCTTTATATCTGGGAAAAGTGTTCACAACCAAAG GATTGAGCGGCTGTGGAGAGACCTCTGGACAGCTGTAACATGCATCTACTATGATGTTCTCCACTACCTGGAAGAAGAGGGCTTCCTCAGCATCGCCAATGAAACACACCTCTTTTGCTGTCACTTCGTGTTTCTCCCACGCCTGCAGGATGACCTAGATACTTTTCGCAATGGTTGGGACAATCATCCGCTGAGAACAGAAGGCCACATGACCCCTAACCAGCTGTGGGAGCTGGGTCGTACACATTATCCAATTCCAGGACAAGATAACACAGAg GGCATGGATATTCTTAGCATCGAGTGGGAAAACAGCGGACTTCCATTTGATGACCAGTCGGGCATCATTGTTCCAGACATGGCATGCCCTCTGAGCGATGGACAAATGACTGCTTTAAGAGATGCAGTTAACCCAAGAGCTGCATCCCAGTCCTTTGGTTGTGATGCTTACATTGGTGCTGTTCAATTTTGTGAGCAGTTTTTTGGTCTGTGA
- the LOC129424074 gene encoding vitelline membrane outer layer protein 1 — MKPEMSAFISVLLMSLLVVSDRCSGGRFERSINRSYRSLLQVHNGMRWGSWGLKEMCPGGMYAAGFSLKVAGYWESLLVGDNTALNGIRLHCINPSKSSSGPYEDYASVQSDSGSWGKWSDIKWCPRGLLTSFQLRVEPYQSGWDDTAANNIRFNCSGNTEVLEGSGMSWGSWGDWSDTCDGKGICGIETMVETPQGIGDDTALNDARMYCCD, encoded by the exons ATGAAACCAGAAATGTCTGCGTTTATTTCTGTGTTGTTAATGTCATTGCTGGTTGTTAGTGATCGATGTTCAGGTGGACGGTTTGAGCGCAGCATCAACAGGTCTTATCGGTCACTTCTGCAGGTTCATAATGGGATGCGCTGGGGTTCATGGGGTCTGAAAGAGATGTGTCCGGGTGGGATGTACGCAGCAGGGTTTAGTCTAAAG GTTGCAGGTTATTGGGAATCTCTGCTGGTTGGTGATAACACAGCTCTCAATGGGATTCGTCTTCACTGCATCAACCCTTCCAAGAGTTCATCAGGACCGTATGAAGACTACGCTTCAGTTCAGTCTGACTCAGGGAGCT GGGGTAAATGGTCAGATATTAAATGGTGCCCGCGTGGATTATTGACATCTTTTCAGCTGAGAGTTGAACCCTATCAAAGCGGCTGGGATGACACAGCAGCAAATAATATCAG GTTTAACTGCAGTGGGAACACAGAAGTACTGGAGGGTTCGGGAATGTCCTGGGGTAGCTGGGGCGACTGGAGCGACACCTGTGACGGTAAAGGAATCTGTGGGATTGAGACGATGGTGGAGACCCCGCAGGGAATCGGAGACGATACGGCTCTCAATGACGCGCGCATGTACTGCTGCGATTGA